In Melanotaenia boesemani isolate fMelBoe1 chromosome 16, fMelBoe1.pri, whole genome shotgun sequence, the following proteins share a genomic window:
- the sgms1a gene encoding phosphatidylcholine:ceramide cholinephosphotransferase 1, producing MSKMKKVGVWSAEDVSNWLSKEGMPEYIDALRQTDGPGLLGLTEADFQRSPLSLVSSDGGQQLLERLETLRIESHIEAHKNGHANGHVGGLPNGISKPQRNGALGRKDFGMEMVHIPMPTVEPTQSPFPTEWGKTGIAFIYAVICFVTTTVVISVVHERVPPKDHTPPLPDKFFDLFNRVEWAFSICEINGMLLVGLWLLQWILLKHRSIIGRRFFFIVGTLYLYRCITMYITTLPVPGMHFKCSPKLLGNWEAQMRRIMKMIAGGGLSITGSHTMCGDYLYSGHTVMLTLTYLFIKEYSPKRFWWYHWICWSLSAVGIFCILLAHDHYTVDVVVAYFITTRLFWWYHTMANQQTLKEVSHSNPFSRVWWYRLFQFFEENVNGMVPRNYQLPFSWRALQWRRGVKYSRLEIQ from the exons ATGTCCAAGATGAAGAAGGTGGGGGTATGGTCAGCAGAGGACGTTTCTAATTGGCTGAGCAAAGAGGGAATGCCAGAGTATATAGATGCTCTCCGTCAGACAGATGGGCCTGGCCTTCTTGGGCTCACTGAGGCAGATTTCCAGAGGTCTCCCCTCTCGCTGGTATCATCAGATGGTGGACAGCAGCTCTTAGAGCGTCTTGAGACGCTTCGAATTGAGAGCCATATTGAGGCTCACAAAAATGGTCATGCAAATGGGCATGTTGGTGGACTTCCTAATGGAATTAGTAAGCCCCAGAGGAATGGTGCATTGGGGAGAAAAGACTTTGGGATGGAGATGGTCCACATCCCTATGCCTACAGTAGAACCTACACAGTCCCCGTTCCCTACAGAGTGGGGGAAGACGGGCATAGCATTCATCTACGCAGTAATTTGCTTTGTCACCACCACTGTAGTCATTTCAGTGGTCCATGAAAGAGTTCCACCAAAGGACCATACCCCACCATTACCTGACAAGTTCTTTGACCTGTTCAACAGGGTGGAGTGGGCCTTCTCCATCTGTGAGATTAATGGCATGCTGCTGGTGGGACTGTGGTTGTTACAGTGGATTCTGCTTAAGCACAG gtcAATTATAGGGAGGAGATTCTTTTTCATTGTGGGAACACTCTATCTGTACCGGTGTATTACAATGTACATCACTACTCTTCCTGTTCCTGGGATGCACTTTAAATGCTCTCCAAAG cttcttGGGAATTGGGAGGCGCAGATGAGaagaataatgaaaatgatTGCCGGTGGAGGCTTATCCATCACAGGATCCCACACAATGTGTGGAGATTATCTGTATAGTGGTCATACTGTCATGTTAACACTCACATACCTCTTCATCAAAGAGT ATTCTCCCAAGCGCTTCTGGTGGTACCACTGGATTTGCTGGAGTTTGAGTGCTGTTGGGATTTTCTGCATCCTTCTGGCCCACGACCACTACACTGTCGATGTGGTTGTGGCGTATTTTATAACTACACGTCTCTTCTGGTGGTACCACACTATGGCCAACCAGCAA acTCTGAAGGAAGTGTCACACAGCAACCCATTTTCACGGGTGTGGTGGTATAGACTGTTCCAGTTCTTTGAAGAGAACGTAAACGGCATGGTCCCTCGGAACTATCAGCTGCCATTTTCGTGGCGAGCGTTGCAGTGGCGCCGCGGCGTGAAGTACAGCAGACTGGAAATACAATGA